A region of the Litchfieldia alkalitelluris genome:
GAATAATACCAAAGCTTAATCCGAGTAAATAATGTTTAGCGATATGGTGGACTGACTGCTCTAGTTTCATATAGTTTAATATTGGCTCTACTACAAAAAATCCTAAAATAATCACCAAGATTGAGATGAATACAGAAAGATATATTCCTTGAATGACCGAGAATGAGACATCTTTTTGCTTCTTTGCTCCAATTAAATGAGCAACAATTGGTGTGATCGAAAGTAGGATTCCACTTAACCCAGTAAATACAGGTACCCATAAGCTAGAACCAATGGCCACTCCGGCAAGATCATTTGCGCTTACACGCCCTGACATTACCACATCAAAAAAGTTCATGGCAAATAAACCTAGTTGCGTGATAAGAATTGGTATTAGAATTTTTAAAAATAAACTTGTTTTTTGCTTGTATGAAAAGGTTTGTTCCATGTGTTTTATCCTCACTGTTAAATTCTAACCAATGAATTATAACACATCTTACTCATTTTAGTTATTTAACAGAAAGTTAATTGAAGCATTTATCATCCAAATAATGTAACTACTTATCAAAATCTATTATATAATTTAATTGCCAAACCAAATAGGAGGAGAGATGAATGAAGCAAGAATCAATTTTTTGTGAGAAATGTTCAATGGAAATTAAGCAAAAAGATAATCTCGTTGTAACAACTTATTTTTTTTCATTAGCTTGTTATCATGATTCCTGTTATTCCAAATCGTTAAAAGGATTTCATACTTTGTTTGTTGGAAATGAACCAATTAATGGGCCATATAGTACATTTTTAAGTGTGATAGCAGTTATTGCTGCACTTGTATTATTAATTATTGGTGAGTTTTTTAGTGTAATAGCTATTGTTCTTTTGCTTAATCCTGCAATCAGATTATATTCTTGGCTAACAATAGAGCGTTTCTTAGAGTGAAAAATTTATCACAAGAAAATATTTAATTAAATTAAAAATAAGTTAACTAGAAAAACATTTCGCGTGGCGAAAAATATAATATCCTGATATGATAAAAGGAGATTATATTTTTAAGAACGGAGAAATCAACATGTGGAAAAACAGAAATGTTTGGATCATATTAGGCGGAGAGTTCATAGCCGGTTTGGGGTTGTGGATAGGTATTATAGGAAACCTAGAATTTATGCAACAATATGTTCCATCCGATTTTCATAAATCACTCATTTTATTTACAGGTCTTTTAGCAGGTGTATTAGTTGGACCTCTTGCTGGAAGAATGATAGATTCATATAGCAAGAAAAAGGTTTTACTTTATGCAGGTTTAGGAAGAACATTCAGTGTATGTTTTATGTTTTTGGCTATACAGTATGGAGAGATTATGTGGATGGTTATGTTCATGATCGCTCTCCAATTATCTGCAGCATTTTATTTCCCTGCATTACAATCAGTCATTCCTTTAGTTGTTAAGGATAAACAATTATTGCAAATGAATGGGATTCATATGAATGTGTCAACTGTTGCTAGGGTATTAGGTACAGCAGTTGCAGGTGCCATGCTAGTAGTTATGAGCTTGAATTCTTTGTATTTATTTTCGATGATTGCTTATGCTTTATTATTCCTTTCAACTTTCTTATTAACTATAGAAGAAGAGCCTAAAGAAATAGTTGTCGATAAGTCCTCTAAAAAGAAATCCGGATTCACTGATGTATTACCTATTTTAAAAGGTCTTCCAATTGTTATGACAGTACTGGTATTAACATGTGTTCCATTGTTATTTATTGGTGGAATAAACTTAATGGTTATTAATATCAGTGAGATTCAAAATGATCCAACAATTAAAGGTTGGTTATATGCTGCTGAAGGAATCTGTTTTATGCTTGGAACATTTTTAGTTAAGCGAATTTCAGAGGGAAGAGACGAAATAAAGTTAATGTTCTTTTTCGCATTCATTATAGCCATTTCAGAATTGGTCCTGTTCTTTGCTGATATAAAAATAATGGCCTTACTATCTTTCGGTTTATTAGGTATTGGATTAGGTTGTTTCTTCCCAATTGCAGCAACTATATTCCAAACAAAGATACCTAAAGAATTCCATGGTAGATTTTTCTCGTTTAGAAACATGCTAGACAGAGTTTTATTTCAGATTGTCCTTCTGGGTACAGGACTATTTCTTGATACCATCGGGTTACAAAAAATGGCCTTAGTATTTGGGAGCTTATCTCTATTGCTCGTACTAGTACTAACTGTAAAATATACAAAAACCCCAATCATCGAGAATACAAGCATTCAGTCTGAAAGATTATAGTGTATAATAAAATAGAAAAAATAAAGGGACTATAACAGTCCTTTTATTTTTGTTTAAAATCTGTTCACGGCATCAATTCTCACCATAGATCATGAAATTTGTTTGTTCAGCCTGTATGGAAAAGCGGAAACCAAGTGGATCGCAGTGATAGAAATTCGGCACCTCAGTTATTTCAGAGTAGAGTTCAAAACTAAATTTGTTTAGCAACACGGATTATGAAAATAGAGTATCTGAAAAATGGATCACAGCTCATGGAACTCCGCAAACTAAGTTATTTTCAGGGTAGACGTCCATGCTAATTAAAATTAGCACCATGGAGTATGAAAAATTATACTTAGCTTAGTGTCTAGCTCCAGGCGCTATCGGCTCGGGATCATAAGTCAATCCATCTAGAAGGTTAAAGAGCAACCTTCTAGCCGTCTTGTCTTATGCCTGTCGCCGATGAACGAGCGCCTTCCGCATTTCTTTTTTCAGGGTAGACCTCTATATGAGTATTAGTTCTACGGACTATAGAATAGGTCTA
Encoded here:
- a CDS encoding MFS transporter, whose protein sequence is MWKNRNVWIILGGEFIAGLGLWIGIIGNLEFMQQYVPSDFHKSLILFTGLLAGVLVGPLAGRMIDSYSKKKVLLYAGLGRTFSVCFMFLAIQYGEIMWMVMFMIALQLSAAFYFPALQSVIPLVVKDKQLLQMNGIHMNVSTVARVLGTAVAGAMLVVMSLNSLYLFSMIAYALLFLSTFLLTIEEEPKEIVVDKSSKKKSGFTDVLPILKGLPIVMTVLVLTCVPLLFIGGINLMVINISEIQNDPTIKGWLYAAEGICFMLGTFLVKRISEGRDEIKLMFFFAFIIAISELVLFFADIKIMALLSFGLLGIGLGCFFPIAATIFQTKIPKEFHGRFFSFRNMLDRVLFQIVLLGTGLFLDTIGLQKMALVFGSLSLLLVLVLTVKYTKTPIIENTSIQSERL